Genomic segment of Salvia splendens isolate huo1 chromosome 12, SspV2, whole genome shotgun sequence:
GTTTCtatttaaattgatatattaaTTTGAATGACTactttaatttctaattttctttGCCTTAGCCTTGATGAATATATACTCATGCTATTTCATGGTGATTCTTTTACATCATTTATTGTTTGATAAATATCTACTTTTTGCAGATTTTTAGGTATAATTTAGTCAGCCttacatttattatttgatcTTTTTTCAATTGATTTTGGATGCAATTCTTACGTTAAAGGAATTGTATTGGTTCTATTGGATGTGACTTAGTCACACTTCACTTCACAAGATTGTTGTATGTCAGAAAAATATTTTGTCAGtaaaaatctcaatttttaCGTTGTCATGAATTATCTTTAAACAATTTCTATATTATTTGCGGTTATGATTAATTTATTGGACctttaatcatttttatttctctttcgaGTTGACTTGCAAGTCTTTCTAGTTTCAAGAGTTTTTTTAGTCACTCAATCCATGATAAAGATCTATGCATAATTATCCTGAATAATCTTTCAATATATTGCATGGATTTTAAGTGATTTTAATTTAGTCAACCTTCGCTTtactattttgttttttttttcaacttcTTTTGGACTTACGTTAAAAGAATTGTATTGGTTGTGAATTAGTCACACTTCACTTCAATAATTTTCTTACTTCAAACAATTTCTATATTATTAGTGATTATGACATATGCGCttttcattttctcattttatttaaTCATGAATTATCTTTACTTCAAGCTCAGTTTTGTCTTTCATGCATTTTATCTTCATCTATTTAAACCGCTAAACTTGATATATTTGAGTATCCAAAAATACACAACACCTCCACAAATCAATACAGTATGATTTCTGATAAAAGAATAGCTATTCAATTTCTACTTGTTGTTCTTGTCTGTGTGTTTGTTTCAGGAGATGCAAAAGTGAGATGCatagagagtgagagagaagcTCTTCTAAGCTTCAAGAATGGCGTCTTCGATTACTATGGCTATCTCTCGTCATTGCGAAGCATCGAATGCTGCAAATGGTATGGTGTTTGGTGCAGCAACACCACTGGCCATGTCATCGCCCTCCAACTTAACATCAGATTGCAAggtgaggttggttcttccttgCTTGAGTTGCATCATTTGTACTATCTTGATCTCAGTTGGAATTATTTTGGAGGTAATCCAATCCCAGATTTCATTGGTTCCATGAAACAGTTACAACAATTGTTTCTCAAGGGTTGTAACCTTTCTGGGATTGTTCCTTCTCAGTTAAAGAACCTTACCAACCTGCAATCACTTGATCTTAGTCAGAATAATTTTGAAGGCCCAGTTCCAGGATTCTTTGGTTCCATGAAACAATTACAACAATTGTTTCTCCGTGGTTCTAAATTTACTGGGATCGTTCCTCCTCAATTAGGAAACCTTACCAACCTTCGCGTACTTGATCTTTCATATAACTCTTTGAAGATTAAGAATCTCGATTGGCTTTCAAGTCTCTCTTTGCTATCTACTCTTGATTTGAGTCAAATCGACTTAAGTCATACAAACTGGCTGCCACAGATCCTAAGTCTTCGTTTCCTCTATGAATTGCGCTTGGACCTTTGTAACATAAGCACAATTAAAGTGGAACCAACTGTTAATTCTTCTTTCACATCTCTTTCCTTGCTCAAATTGTCTGATAACCAACTCACTCCGTCCTCGTTCCCTTGGTTATCTAACATAAGCACAACTCTAGTCGGCATAGACCTTTCACGTAATGCTTTAGGGGGGCCAATTCCTGACGCATTCATAGAGAGATTGGTTCTTGTTGAAACTCTTGGTCTTGCTAGTAACAAGTTTGAAGGTCAAATCCCAAAATCTTTGTTCAATTTGAGTCGTTTAATCACCTTAGATCTTTACGAAAATGACTTAAGGGGAAACACTGATGAGTTGTTTGGAAATACATCCGGGAAAGGAATATTGGAATCGCTCCAAATTCTCGACTTGGGTCATAATAAACTCAATGGACCAGTGCCAGACCTGAGAGCTTTTTCTGCACTGACAGAAGTGTACTTTGGGGGAAACAACTTAACTGGCTTTATTCCTCTAAGCATCGGCCAACTCTCTGAGCTTCGTGTTCTAGATCTTTCTAAAAATTTGTTGGAAGGAATAGTCTCTGAATCCCATCTCATCAAGCTCAACAAGTTAAAGAAACTAGATTTATCATTCAATTCATTGATATTGCATTTTGGACCTGATTGGAGTCCAGCTTTTCAGTTGGATGCTATATTTTTAGCAAAATGCAATGTGGGCCCATCTTTCCCAAAATGGATTCAAACTCAGAGAAGTTTCAGTAACCTTGATCTTTCTAGAGCTAATATAACAGATGAAATCCCAGCATGGTTGTGGAGTGTATCCCCTTCATTAACCAACTTATACCTTTCTGATAATCAAATTACCGGTATTATCCCGAATCTCTCATCCACTTTCATCACCAGCATAGATCTTGGTAACAATAGGCTCTCAGGTCCCATTCCATTATTTTCTGCCTATGTTGAGCTTGTTCAGCTGAGTGGAAATATGTTTTCTGGATCAATTTCATCTATCTGCAGTGTATTCTATGGTTGGTTTTGGAATTTTGACCTCTCCAATAATCAGTTGGCCGGAGAGATTCCCGACTGTTGGGAGCAATTGCCAAACTTGTTCTCTCTCAGTTTAGCTAACAACAGGTTATGGGGTGAAATTCCTAGTTctttgggacatttgcatgaccTCACTGCACTGCAGTTGCGTGGTAATAGTTTATCTGGAGAGTTTCCTTCCACTTTGAGAAGTTGCCATAAGTTGAATTTAGTTGATGTTGCAGAGAATGAGTTAACAGGAGACATCCCTACTTGGTTTGGTGAAATGAATCAAATGACATTTCTAAACCTTGGCACAAACAAATTGCATGGCAGTATTCCTGACGAGATATGCAATTATACTTTTATTAGAATTTTAGACTTGTCTAGAAACAACCTGTCTGGAAAAATACCTGATTGCTTCAACAATTTTACTTCTATGGCTCAAAATAGTACGCCAGCTGATTTGGTTCGTCTGGGTTATGTTAATAGCTTCAGTTACAATCCTCCTCTTCCAAATATGAATCTTAAAAGGTACTATGGGTATTCGCTATTTACATGGAAGGACCGGGAGGAATCAGAATATAGGAAAAATCTCATATTTCTCAAACTTATTGATCTTTCAAGCAATAGATTGTCCGGAAACATTCCCAAATCATTTTCTAGTATGAGGGGATTGATTTCCTTGAACCTATCATCGAATAGTTTCACAGGAAGTATAATTCCAGATATGGTGAGATGGAAATGCTAGAATGTCTTGATCTATCAAAGAATCAGTTGTTTGGGAAGATACCCTCAAGCCTGGCACAATTAAAGTACTTGGATGTTCTTGATTTGTCGAACAACAATTTGTCTGGAGAAATTCCAACGAGTACTCAACTTCAGAGTTTCAATGCATCTGCTTATGCTGAGAATGATGGGCTCTGTGGGGCCCCGCTCGCATTGTGCCCCAAAGATATGAAGCCATCCACCACTATTCTGAAGAAAGACAGCAGTCTCTCATTTATGCAAGAAGTGGGCATATCAATGGCCATTGGttttatatttggattttggGGTGTTCTTGGTACTTTCATACTGAAGAAATCATGGAGAATTGCATTCTTCAACTTGTTTGATGCCATTGGAGATTGGTTTTATGTGAGGATTGCTGTATTTGCGTCCAAATTGAGAAGAAGCTGAAATGTCAGGTAATTATTCTGCAACACTTCACTTCAATTTTAACCATTTCATTTGTTAAACTGCATATATTTATCCATACATAAGTTATAACTTTAGTGATTAAGCCATATGTGTAATTTCAGCTATGAAAAATGCAGAAACCATGCTTAAATAATGCTAGTATGATTTGATAATGGAATATATAATTTCTTTTGTTTGTGAATAGAGGTGGACAGGACAGAGATGGTACAAGAAGAATTGAACGACAACTATTGCTCATGAATAGTCTTTGTACCTTGATTGAAGTGCTTTGATGTCCATCACTATGTTGGTCATGTAATTTACTTTGCGATATTACAATATTGTGTGATCTTATTATTATTGTCAAATTAAGTGTTTTTTCCTACTTTTTATTATCGTGTATTTAGAGATGATGTTAAATTGTATATCACTTTCCTGTTTTGTGTCTTTTTTTCTTACCGGCACCGGAATCTCAAAAAAATTGCCAGAGGGATTCTTGGAGAGGAATAAAGGGGTCAGGAAATTCGCCGACGTGGTAAAATTATCACCAGCGAGCATGTAGTGCGGATTACCTTCAGCTGCTATACGTCGAAATTATAGAGTCGTATCAAGAGAATCGTGCCAAGCATATTATAAGTGTTTTATTAGtttaatatattattcttttGAAATTACAATCCTGTCGAGTGTATCATAAACTCCATCtaggatttttttttgttgattatttCCCGAGTCGTATCAAGAGAGTTGGACCGCATAGGATTCATATTATTAACGTGAATTAGAATCGTTAGCCAAACCAATAGTTTTCGGcatttcaaaaataatttagtttattttatttttgaggaCTTTTGATTATATCCACATTTACACCTCGCTCTAAGTTTTTAATATTGAGCTAGTTTCTTTTATACAATTCATTTTAGTAAATATTGtagtaatactattattattcattATCAATTTTGAACATAACAGAATGACAAGTAATACAAATTCACAACATTTCAATTGTTCCCATTCACACAATGGGAACCTCAAATATATGACTTCTGGCATATTAAACTTTCCTCACATTTTgaaaatactccatatattaaTCAAAAGGACAATATTTTATAGTCTTCAAGATTATCATAATATCATGTATCTAAACAAACACTCCTATTTTCAGAAGGAAATATTTTGGCACATCTAACTCCACAGTTTGCTTGTAAACACTCATTATTACTGGTGCAGTTGGAACTTGGAAGGGCATCCTTTAAATTCACACCCCCTGAAAATCTCTAGCTTCAACCATATTAGAATTAGAGGATGGTATCACTGCAAaacattatatgaaaataaattaatattttcaaaacaatAAATAACATTTTGTACTTCTGTTCCGACCAAAATATTTACTCCTATACTTCCTTAatataaatcattaaaaataaattagcaTAATTGGatgcaattaaaaaaattaaaatttgacatacaatattatattaatactaATTGGGTTTGTGATTTTcattttaagaattttataattttaattctttatttCCGAAATGCTAATTTCTTTAAATActtaatgaaattatttaatttgaggcaaaatgaattttctattttatcagGATTGGGTTTAATCATTCTTTATTATCGAAATGTTGCAATCTTTTTATCAGGATAAATAGAGTCAGCAATCAGATAAAATAGAGAATTCAGTTTGCAAGATAAAATATAGAGTTCATCTCATTACCAAATAGCTTCTTCATTCAAGTTCCAATAACAATGAGAACTTTACAACCACTACAAGaacaatagtagtaatattgtGTTTCTAATTGCAGGATAAAATAGAGAAATCAATTTGCCTCAGATTAACAAAAGTTGTACCTAAATCTCAGAGCAAATGCTCTTAAGAGCTGAAATTCTCAAACATCTCACTCCACATTTCAAACTAACGCACTCAGCATCGCTCGTGCAACGAGAGGGGCAATCTTGTAATTTCCTCACTTGCAGCACCTCTCTGCCTTCCACCATATTAGGGGTTTGCATAACtgcaaaaatattattaaaaaattatgatattattttccaaaaaattcaaatgtCATGTAATAAGAAATAGTAGTATAGAAATTATACCAATTGAAATCATGAAGATTGCAACAAAACTCAACCAGAGAGCTCTAACAACATTAGCCATTTTCTTGAGGATTTTTTGATACTGGTGTCTTCTGCATAAAAAGAGagtcaaatatatatatatatatatatatagagcaCATGGTTGTTAATCATGGTAACTATATTAATCAATTTCAATAATCCCGCTACGCAATCCACGTCAAATTTCGAAAGTCCATGATTGGAATTTGGAGCATAACTATTTTTAATGTTAATACTACATTTCTTCATACGTTACATGTATAAAATCATCACTTTCCATATGAATTCTAACGTAATCGTCAATCAAGATTGTATTTGTGACATTATCACACATGGTAAATGCGAAATTACATGCAATAAAATCTCAAATGCAGTTAGATACAATTACACAAAATATCATGCTTTTCCTAGCTACTGCACAAGACCCATTATAATGATAAGTTATTTAAAAGtttaattacacattaaaaaaaaagaaatgtaaaTCAATATAGATCTATACCTCTCATTATCTCAATTAGAGGCTTGAATGTTTGAATATCGTcaacagaaaaaataaataggcagatccagtggcggacgcagaaatatttTATGGCAGGGGCTCAATAAATTTCTTTTAGTTAACATATACTTCTTTCGTCTTTTAAAAGTAGAAATTTTTATGGTGGCGCGAGTTTTAAAATGAAACTGGTataattagaaataaaaaattgataaactaGTTGAAATAGTATTAGTTGTAGTGAACTCTACATCATGTAGTATAACAAGTGATGCaaagatttttaaaattttaaaataactaatgaatCAAATGATAAACATTTGAACTTACTTTATTTATAAGAgtagtaaaaacatgtttagtACATTTTTAAATTACAGTGCAACAAttaaacatttttaatacactaaaaaGTACTAATAGAAGTAGAACATGTGATATAGGCGTAGCCTATAGGTAGGGGACTTGACATTTGCCAATTTTACTattcttattaatttaattaggctTGTTATCTCatctcatcttcttcctcaagCAGCAACAATagccatttttttaaaaattccttATATAATTTCAACTTTCCGCCCCTCCTTCTTGTTCAATCTTTTACATTTTAGACTTCAAATACATTAGTTTGGTGATGGCTAaagacatttttcaaaaatttcaaatttttttaaaatacaaaatattaaaaaaagtaatttgGGGAGGGCTTAAGCACTTCTTCCCTTGGCTGTGTGTCCGCCACTGGGCAGATCTAAAAGTACCCAAATATTATATAGGAGATTATGTAACCAATTTGTcataaataatatataaattatgtgCTGTCTTTTTTATAGGACAACTCAttcttttcttaaaaatgtaaACAAATGATATAGTAACTGCTTTTACAAGAAGAGATGTATTCTCTTACACATCATTCagatattaaaatattattcgCATTTTTAATTGAAATGCACGTGTATTTTTCTAACTCAGaaagtgtatttttttaattgaataggATCTTAATAGACTATCATGCGCTTTTCTGTTTAAATTAATACGGAGTATAAAATATTGTTGcgattatttttttagtatacaTACAATGATACACagatatattaaattttgttttaaatttggGAAGATATATACACGTTGAGTAATCATATTCTGATATCCATGCCCAGCGTATCTCCTATAATCGCATATAACACGTAAAGTCGTCAAatcttgtactccctccgtcccggactacttgcacttatttcctttctgggcgtcccaagttatttgcactctttccatttttagtaaaaaatatcACCGAccgccgcaattgttgactttgctatacactcattccttaatcttcgtgccgaaaaggaaatgtgcgagtagtccgggacggagggagtatattttacatCATTTGTGTATTCCAAGATACATTCATGTGCTCATTGATGATACAATTAGAAGATTACTTCTTATGTATGAAAATTATATGAATAGAAAAATGTTAATATTACTCCATCTACATTGCTTGAATGAATctaatttgatcatatttaaccATCAAATGTAAGATGAACAAATAGAAGTGGAGTGTTGTTTAACTTCCAAGAATATCAATGAGAGATCATTGCTTTCTACAAAATAAAATGTCAAATATTTGTCCTAATTGACAAAAATAATTGTAATCTGTGTTCATATACTAAAATCAAGACTACAACAATTCAAGAAAACCAGCAAATTATACTGTGAATAGAAAAACACAGTACATGAATCAGTTCACTGAGTATAGCATCCACAGAAGCCGTAACCGGGCGCCTCAGAGAGAAGACGCCGGCTTTATCCTCTCCAACAGCTTCTCTGCTTCGATGAATCCAACAAACGGCCCTAGAGACAAGTACTTCATAGCTCTCCATCGGGGCATATATGGAAGTGCAAAGCAATGTAGATGGAGGTGGTTGACACTATTGAAGGGAGGTTGATGGAATCCGAACCTATACTGCTCAGCATGAGGCGCGTCTCTCTCCAACAGAGCCCTGCCGACATCCAGCATGTTGCTGACCAGAGCAAAGTCCTCGGCCCTCCTTCGGAGTTGCTTGACAGTCGGTATGTGCTCGACTGGGATGACAAGATAATGCTTTAACGCAGATGGATTGATGTCCTGAAACGCGACCACCTTGTCGTCCTGGTGGAGGATGGTGGCTGGGGTCGAGGCACGGGTGATTTGGCAGAAGATGCACGATGACGATAGAGCTCCGGCCATTGTGTTACTCTAGGAAGCTGCATTCACTCACATTCCATATCTCCAGATTTTCTTCTACAAAAAATGCCCTTTTTTAGAGTTTTGATTGAATAGAGTTCAACTGCAGAGATGGAAATCTGAATGAGacatgtttcattttttttaattaacagAGATAaaaaaactccaaatcaaaatcaCGTGACAaaaattctttcctttttcattAACAGAGGTAGAGAATTGGGAATCGAATCGTAAGAGTGACTGTTTATTAAGCTATTAACCAACAAATCAATGGAAATTTCACGAAATCCACAACAGTGATTGAGTCAATTCAGCTCAAAATTCGATATCAACCGaatttctctctttattttctgGCTAATCGGAATAATAAAAATTGACATTACAATGCCAGAATCAAATCAGATGGCCATATACGAATTTAATTCAGatcaaaattgaagcaaaaTCGAAATCAGAGAGCAAACATCAGCATAAATGAGCGAGAGCTGGAAATGCAAAATTAGTACCTCGGGCACAGAAACACGAATCACAATGAGGTCGATGTCAGGATCGGCGGAGAGCCGCCCTATTCCGGTGGTCGTGGCGGTGGATGAAGACGCAACAGCTGCCGCGGACGATTTGGGGATTTAGGGATTTGTTtccgttttccttttttatttattctcttttctGATGACGAATTTTTGTATGTTcagtttttatttgttttgaactTTATTCTTATGTCGTTCGTATAAAACATTAAGTTAGCTAATGTACATCATTACAAAgtttttattctaattatttaaaattgatcTAGTATATCGaccttttattatatttaaaattgagaatttatatcaaaactttAAATAATTTCTAACTATGTg
This window contains:
- the LOC121759537 gene encoding receptor-like protein EIX2 — protein: MISDKRIAIQFLLVVLVCVFVSGDAKVRCIESEREALLSFKNGVFDYYGYLSSLRSIECCKWYGVWCSNTTGHVIALQLNIRLQGEVGSSLLELHHLYYLDLSWNYFGGNPIPDFIGSMKQLQQLFLKGCNLSGIVPSQLKNLTNLQSLDLSQNNFEGPVPGFFGSMKQLQQLFLRGSKFTGIVPPQLGNLTNLRVLDLSYNSLKIKNLDWLSSLSLLSTLDLSQIDLSHTNWLPQILSLRFLYELRLDLCNISTIKVEPTVNSSFTSLSLLKLSDNQLTPSSFPWLSNISTTLVGIDLSRNALGGPIPDAFIERLVLVETLGLASNKFEGQIPKSLFNLSRLITLDLYENDLRGNTDELFGNTSGKGILESLQILDLGHNKLNGPVPDLRAFSALTEVYFGGNNLTGFIPLSIGQLSELRVLDLSKNLLEGIVSESHLIKLNKLKKLDLSFNSLILHFGPDWSPAFQLDAIFLAKCNVGPSFPKWIQTQRSFSNLDLSRANITDEIPAWLWSVSPSLTNLYLSDNQITGIIPNLSSTFITSIDLGNNRLSGPIPLFSAYVELVQLSGNMFSGSISSICSVFYGWFWNFDLSNNQLAGEIPDCWEQLPNLFSLSLANNRLWGEIPSSLGHLHDLTALQLRGNSLSGEFPSTLRSCHKLNLVDVAENELTGDIPTWFGEMNQMTFLNLGTNKLHGSIPDEICNYTFIRILDLSRNNLSGKIPDCFNNFTSMAQNSTPADLVRLGYVNSFSYNPPLPNMNLKRYYGYSLFTWKDREESEYRKNLIFLKLIDLSSNRLSGNIPKSFSSMRGLISLNLSSNSFTGSIIPDMVRWKC
- the LOC121757493 gene encoding bifunctional adenosine 5'-phosphosulfate phosphorylase/adenylylsulfatase HINT4-like, encoding MAGALSSSCIFCQITRASTPATILHQDDKVVAFQDINPSALKHYLVIPVEHIPTVKQLRRRAEDFALVSNMLDVGRALLERDAPHAEQYRFGFHQPPFNSVNHLHLHCFALPYMPRWRAMKYLSLGPFVGFIEAEKLLERIKPASSL